A genomic stretch from Pseudomonas mendocina includes:
- a CDS encoding sel1 repeat family protein encodes MFIKALVIFFITLLFCLSGQAGGLTAEQQAAKVKGITLYNQHKAISAVPYLEIAAKAGDRDAQYYLGEALRFNNRYMTEDAYKWYVAAADQGDYYAMYRLSGSENDLCSIMSNCPVDTKTPGDWLLQGRGEAKSKADKGDIEAMYVLTYLTNKDEWLEKAADAGFPQAQYDLALMYEEGRKFYFPPWDKSEKVEELLRKSAEGGFPKGMMMLFRVVYDKGNVKEAQYWAEKAAETGFVSGVLGYGMYSAHEPDLIKLPLNLVKGYGLVSLLLELDGGGAKDDAEYILPKIAAKMTPEQIEEAKAYAKEWKATHPPLSFFPDKLGF; translated from the coding sequence ATGTTTATTAAAGCGTTAGTGATATTTTTTATAACGCTATTGTTCTGTTTGAGTGGTCAGGCAGGGGGATTAACGGCTGAGCAACAAGCGGCAAAAGTAAAAGGTATTACGCTTTATAACCAACATAAAGCAATATCAGCTGTGCCTTACTTGGAAATTGCAGCGAAGGCAGGAGATCGGGATGCTCAATATTACTTAGGTGAGGCGTTGAGGTTTAATAATCGCTATATGACCGAGGATGCTTATAAATGGTATGTGGCGGCTGCGGATCAGGGAGATTATTATGCAATGTATCGCCTTTCAGGCAGTGAAAATGACTTGTGCTCGATAATGTCAAACTGCCCAGTAGATACCAAAACACCTGGTGATTGGCTTTTGCAAGGTAGGGGAGAGGCTAAATCAAAGGCCGATAAAGGTGACATTGAGGCAATGTATGTTTTGACTTATCTAACCAATAAAGACGAATGGTTGGAAAAGGCAGCAGATGCAGGGTTTCCACAGGCACAATACGACCTGGCATTAATGTATGAAGAGGGACGTAAATTTTATTTCCCGCCTTGGGATAAGTCAGAAAAGGTTGAAGAGCTTCTCCGCAAGTCAGCCGAAGGGGGGTTCCCTAAAGGCATGATGATGCTCTTTAGGGTTGTTTACGATAAAGGCAATGTAAAGGAAGCTCAGTATTGGGCTGAAAAAGCTGCTGAAACAGGCTTTGTGAGCGGAGTTTTAGGATACGGAATGTATTCGGCTCACGAACCAGACCTTATTAAGTTACCACTGAACTTAGTTAAAGGTTATGGGCTGGTTTCGCTATTGCTGGAGCTAGATGGAGGGGGGGCAAAAGATGATGCAGAATATATCCTTCCTAAAATCGCTGCCAAAATGACTCCTGAGCAAATCGAAGAAGCCAAAGCCTATGCCAAAGAGTGGAAAGCCACCCATCCGCCGCTTTCATTCTTCCCTGATAAGTTAGGTTTTTAA